Proteins encoded in a region of the Gallalistipes aquisgranensis genome:
- a CDS encoding RagB/SusD family nutrient uptake outer membrane protein, protein MKTILKYIGSAALMFVFGACNLDQYPYSETAADEYVKDAAAVNDLVIGTYNGLHNVMYYEWALTELRSDNTRMRVNGSSSQDTKLIEQLDQGTITTAHSWVENYWSTAYAAIARANKVLENLGVVGDETLRAQYEGEAKFLRAHLYFNLVRLWGPVFLVTKKTGSDEARHMQRSPVEDIYGLIEGDLNAIINGAMLPDVAASGNEGRATMPAVKGLLAKVYMTRYDVGSDNYMKAGSLLRDVLAAAGNPQNGSDLVPYDRIFAVDNEMNKEIIFAVRYLSGNVGLGSPFGTLFGPMNNGNNVIMGSPKHYNYPSDDLVAAYNNNGTTEKPDLRKTVTLKESYYNATTEQTVEARWCDKFLSPITSEYDGENDWPVLRVGDVALLLAEWINETSGPTDEAMRYLNMIRERAGVTTYATSDLSSKYLFRVAVRNERRLELACENQRWFDLMRWKVAASTVSDHLASELFYSDYDYTVNPIEEWQVLLPIPISVININPDVAQNPGY, encoded by the coding sequence ATGAAAACTATTCTGAAATATATCGGTTCGGCGGCCCTGATGTTCGTCTTCGGAGCCTGCAACCTCGATCAGTATCCCTATTCCGAAACTGCGGCCGACGAGTACGTTAAGGATGCTGCGGCGGTGAACGATCTGGTGATCGGAACCTACAACGGCCTGCACAACGTCATGTATTACGAGTGGGCGCTCACCGAGCTGCGTTCGGACAATACCCGCATGCGTGTGAACGGTTCCTCGTCGCAGGATACGAAACTCATCGAACAGCTCGACCAGGGGACCATTACCACGGCTCATTCCTGGGTCGAGAACTACTGGAGTACGGCCTATGCGGCCATTGCCCGTGCCAACAAGGTGCTGGAAAACCTCGGTGTGGTAGGCGACGAAACGCTCCGCGCCCAGTACGAAGGCGAAGCGAAGTTCCTGCGCGCACACCTCTATTTCAATCTCGTGCGTCTTTGGGGACCGGTGTTCCTCGTGACGAAAAAGACGGGTTCCGATGAGGCGCGCCACATGCAGCGTTCGCCCGTAGAGGATATTTACGGATTGATAGAGGGCGATCTGAACGCCATCATCAACGGTGCGATGCTTCCCGATGTGGCGGCGTCGGGCAATGAGGGCCGTGCGACGATGCCTGCGGTCAAGGGACTGCTGGCCAAGGTCTACATGACCCGTTACGACGTGGGCTCCGATAATTACATGAAGGCCGGAAGCCTGTTGCGCGACGTGCTGGCCGCGGCGGGCAATCCGCAGAACGGATCGGATCTGGTGCCCTACGACCGGATTTTCGCCGTCGACAACGAGATGAACAAGGAGATCATCTTCGCCGTGCGCTACCTCTCGGGCAATGTGGGGCTGGGGTCTCCCTTCGGAACGCTTTTCGGGCCGATGAACAACGGCAATAACGTGATTATGGGTTCTCCCAAGCATTACAACTATCCTTCGGACGACCTGGTGGCGGCGTATAACAACAACGGTACCACCGAAAAGCCCGATCTTCGCAAGACCGTGACGCTCAAGGAGAGCTACTACAATGCCACGACCGAACAGACCGTCGAGGCCCGCTGGTGCGACAAGTTCCTCTCGCCGATCACCTCCGAGTACGACGGGGAAAACGACTGGCCCGTGCTGCGCGTGGGTGATGTGGCTCTGCTGCTGGCCGAGTGGATCAACGAAACGTCGGGTCCCACGGACGAAGCGATGCGGTATCTGAACATGATACGCGAACGTGCCGGCGTGACCACCTACGCCACGTCCGACCTCTCGTCGAAATACCTGTTCCGGGTGGCCGTGCGCAACGAACGCCGTCTGGAACTGGCGTGCGAAAACCAGCGCTGGTTCGACCTGATGCGCTGGAAAGTGGCCGCATCGACGGTCAGCGATCATCTCGCGTCGGAACTTTTTTACTCCGATTACGACTATACGGTCAATCCGATCGAGGAATGGCAGGTCCTGCTTCCCATTCCCATCTCGGTCATCAACATCAATCCCGACGTGGCCCAGAACCCCGGCTACTAA